A stretch of Octopus bimaculoides isolate UCB-OBI-ISO-001 chromosome 23, ASM119413v2, whole genome shotgun sequence DNA encodes these proteins:
- the LOC106878315 gene encoding WD repeat-containing protein 86 isoform X3: MGKCGSKNNDSNKSYLLQSLNQHTAGINCMALSEDGSVLATGSDDKTARLWSTKTRKCECMGTLVGHTDYINCILIEEADVLTGSADKTIRKWDISTCQCLLVMEGHKSLIYRIICTGDFVISSSYDRTAKCWDFNEGISLMTFEGHKRGVFSLIFIPSDEEEYEDAEDDEAMDILVTGSADGDAKAWNFESGECLHTFKGHTNAITCMAMDSVGETLFTGSLDHTVRSWNVMTGESYKVFQGHQASVISLQICNKILYTGSSDHTSRSWVSEFAECTRVYRGHRHTVICMRFHEGLLFTGCGDTFCRAFDAKSGALKRTFRGHETAVRTMQIVDQKLFSGSYDGSLRVWDLKGLKEGPD; this comes from the exons ATGGGCAAATGTGGTTCCAAGAACAACGACAGTAATAAGTCGTATCTGTTACAGTCTTTGAACCAGCATACAGCTGGAATTAACTGCATGGCACTGAGTGAAGACGGTTCGGTGCTGGCAACGGGCAGCGACGATAAAACCGCGCGACTATGGAGCACGAAAACACGCAAGTGTGAATGTATGGGAACGTTGGTCGGTCACACGGATTATATCAATTGCATTCTCATTGAGGAAGCTGATGTCCTGACAGGCAGCGCTGACAAAACAATTCGTAAATGGGATATTTCCACTTGTCAATGTCTTTTAGTCATGGAAGGTCATAAATCGTTAATATATCGTATTATATGTACGGGCGACTTTGTCATATCCAGTTCGTACGACCGCACAGCTAAATGCTGGGATTTCAATGAAGGCATAAGTTTGATGACATTCGAAGGCCATAAGCGAGGagtgttttctttaattttcatcccTTCTGATGAGGAGGAATACGAAGACGCAGAAGATGACGAAGCTATGGATATTCTAGTGACAGGTTCGGCGGATGGGGATGCTAAAGCCTGGAACTTTGAGAGTGGCGAATGTCTCCATACATTCAAAGGTCACACAAACGCCATCACATGTATGGCTATGGATTCTGTTGGAGAGACATTATTTACGGGCAGTTTGGACCATACAGTACGGAGCTGGAATGTGATGACCGGAGAGAGCTACAAGGTATTCCAAGGGCACCAAGCATCAGTGATATCTCTTCAG atTTGCAACAAGATTTTATATACAGGCAGTTCAGACCACACATCACGCTCTTGGGTATCGGAATTTGCCGAATGTACCCGAGTTTATCGCGGGCATAGACACACTGTGATCTGCATGAGGTTTCATGAAGGGTTAC TTTTTACAGGTTGTGGTGACACATTCTGCCGTGCGTTCGATGCCAAGTCAGGAGCTCTGAAGAGAACATTCCGAGGCCACGAGACAGCAGTCCGTACCATGCAG ATCGTTGACCAGAAGTTGTTCTCCGGCTCTTACGATGGATCGCTACGCGTCTGGGATCTTAAAGGCCTCAAAGAAGGACCGGATTGA